The following proteins are encoded in a genomic region of Desulfonatronum thiodismutans:
- a CDS encoding LemA family protein translates to MSTSLIVVLVVLVVLGFLVVRIYNQLVALRNRYKNAFAQIDVQLKRRYDLIPNLVETAKAYMAHERGTLEAVIAARNQAYGAMQAASANPGQAAAMAGLAGAEGMLSGALGKLFALVESYPDLKANQNMMQLSEEMTSTENKVAFARQAFNDGVMNYNTYRESFPQTIFAGMFGFEQATLLEFEGREYREAPKVQF, encoded by the coding sequence TCCACGTCATTGATCGTCGTCCTGGTCGTGCTCGTCGTCCTGGGCTTTCTGGTGGTGCGCATCTACAATCAGTTGGTCGCCCTCAGGAACCGGTACAAGAACGCTTTTGCCCAGATCGACGTGCAGCTCAAGCGGCGCTACGATCTGATTCCCAATCTGGTGGAGACCGCCAAGGCGTACATGGCGCATGAACGCGGGACCCTGGAAGCCGTGATCGCGGCCCGGAACCAGGCCTACGGGGCCATGCAGGCCGCGTCGGCCAATCCGGGGCAGGCCGCGGCCATGGCCGGGTTGGCCGGGGCCGAGGGGATGTTGTCCGGGGCTCTGGGCAAGCTGTTCGCCCTGGTGGAGAGCTACCCGGATCTGAAAGCCAACCAGAACATGATGCAGCTCAGCGAGGAAATGACCAGCACGGAAAACAAGGTCGCCTTCGCCCGACAGGCCTTCAACGACGGGGTCATGAACTACAACACCTACCGGGAGTCCTTTCCCCAGACCATCTTCGCCGGGATGTTCGGGTTCGAGCAGGCTACGTTGCTGGAGTTCGAGGGTCGGGAGTATCGGGAAGCGCCCAAGGTGCAGTTTTAG
- a CDS encoding M48 family metallopeptidase: MDFFESQEKARRKSAVLVVLFILATIGIVFTVYALIYLLILTDAPNAAQAWLEFKGMADLLAMLGALILAIIGFGTIFKMVQLRRGGAAVAELLGGRLVMPDSANPDERKVLNVVEEMAIASGLPVPPVYMMDQESGINAFAAGQNPGDAVVGLTSGAARMLTRSELQAVIGHEFSHILNGDMRMNIKLMSVIHGLIILGLAGRVILRMAVYGGRSRDRRGAALPLVLGVGFILVGSLGMLFGSMIKAAVSRQREYLADASAVQFTRDSRAMAGVLKKIGAISQGSRLEHANAAQASHMFFAQGVNVLMTSLFATHPPLEERIRRVEPGWDGTYPVISDFPRSRVQTATGAPANEFGFSSLTREQYQGRPSPSARSAVQSGTPTAVDLTASVGRLDDVHVAHARGLRERIPPVLLDAAHDTAQAHWVVFAMLLSREQGVAKAQFALLDNIFGPALERKVADLARVELPRELRLPLLDICFPALRRMPFDRYPAFRSALQGMIQADGRVGLFEWALHRAVLRHLEPSFVPGRNSAFGHAALHQVVDQISLILSALAHVGARPEDTAMAFEAGANELRLPGLGLRSREQCGIQALDAALNKLIRLRETSKRDLITACATVIVADGQVSMAQAEILRAVSDALECPMPPLLPGQVAGA; the protein is encoded by the coding sequence ATGGACTTTTTTGAGAGCCAGGAAAAGGCGCGTCGGAAGAGCGCGGTGCTGGTGGTGCTGTTCATTCTGGCCACCATCGGCATTGTGTTCACGGTTTATGCCCTGATTTATCTCTTGATCCTGACCGACGCACCCAATGCGGCCCAAGCGTGGCTGGAGTTCAAGGGCATGGCCGACCTGCTGGCCATGCTGGGTGCGTTGATCCTGGCCATTATCGGATTCGGGACCATCTTCAAGATGGTCCAGCTTCGGCGCGGCGGGGCCGCGGTGGCCGAACTGCTGGGGGGGCGGCTGGTGATGCCGGACAGTGCCAACCCGGATGAGCGCAAGGTGCTCAACGTGGTGGAAGAAATGGCCATCGCCTCGGGTCTGCCCGTGCCTCCGGTGTACATGATGGACCAGGAGAGCGGCATCAACGCCTTCGCCGCGGGCCAGAACCCCGGCGACGCGGTGGTGGGGCTGACCAGCGGGGCGGCCCGGATGCTGACCCGCTCGGAGTTGCAGGCCGTGATCGGGCACGAGTTCAGCCATATCCTGAACGGGGACATGCGCATGAACATCAAGCTGATGAGCGTGATCCACGGGCTGATCATCCTGGGGCTGGCCGGACGGGTAATCCTGCGGATGGCCGTCTATGGCGGGCGGTCCCGGGATCGTCGAGGGGCTGCCTTGCCCCTGGTGCTGGGCGTGGGGTTCATCCTGGTGGGCTCCCTGGGGATGCTTTTCGGAAGCATGATCAAGGCCGCGGTCTCCCGGCAACGGGAGTATCTGGCCGACGCCTCCGCGGTCCAGTTCACTCGCGACTCCCGGGCCATGGCCGGGGTGCTGAAGAAGATCGGCGCGATCTCCCAGGGCTCGCGCCTGGAGCACGCCAACGCGGCCCAGGCCAGCCACATGTTTTTCGCCCAGGGCGTGAACGTGCTCATGACCTCCCTGTTCGCCACCCATCCGCCCTTGGAGGAACGCATCCGGCGGGTGGAGCCGGGTTGGGACGGAACGTATCCGGTCATCTCGGACTTTCCCCGGTCACGGGTTCAAACCGCGACGGGCGCGCCCGCCAATGAGTTCGGTTTTTCCAGTCTGACTCGAGAACAGTACCAGGGACGACCAAGCCCTTCGGCGCGATCCGCTGTCCAGTCCGGTACGCCGACGGCGGTTGACCTGACCGCCTCCGTGGGACGGTTGGATGATGTCCATGTGGCCCATGCCCGGGGGCTCCGGGAGCGGATTCCTCCCGTATTGCTGGACGCTGCCCATGATACGGCCCAGGCCCACTGGGTGGTGTTCGCCATGCTGCTCAGTCGGGAGCAGGGCGTGGCCAAGGCGCAATTTGCGTTGTTGGACAATATTTTCGGTCCGGCCCTGGAGCGCAAGGTGGCCGACTTGGCTCGTGTGGAGCTGCCTAGAGAATTGCGCTTGCCACTGCTGGATATCTGCTTCCCGGCCCTGCGTCGGATGCCCTTTGACCGGTATCCGGCGTTTCGCTCCGCGCTGCAGGGAATGATTCAGGCCGACGGACGGGTCGGGCTGTTTGAATGGGCCTTACATCGAGCAGTACTCCGCCACCTGGAGCCCTCCTTCGTGCCGGGTCGGAACTCGGCTTTTGGTCACGCGGCCCTGCACCAGGTCGTGGACCAGATTTCGCTGATCCTCTCCGCCCTTGCCCATGTGGGGGCTCGGCCCGAAGACACGGCCATGGCCTTCGAAGCCGGGGCCAATGAGTTGCGCCTGCCCGGCCTGGGGCTGCGCTCCCGGGAGCAGTGCGGCATTCAGGCCCTGGATGCGGCCCTGAACAAGCTGATCCGCCTGCGCGAAACCTCCAAGCGCGACCTGATCACGGCCTGCGCAACGGTCATCGTGGCCGACGGCCAGGTTTCCATGGCCCAGGCCGAAATCCTGCGGGCCGTGAGCGACGCCCTGGAATGCCCCATGCCGCCGCTGTTGCCCGGGCAGGTGGCGGGGGCGTGA
- the cydD gene encoding thiol reductant ABC exporter subunit CydD, with amino-acid sequence MIASRTHTKTSHPAPKDWLLGNARLVRGLLMAGIGFGAAAGVLLIVQAGLLAWVVHQVLFEAAALEDVFGALVALPLLMLVRAGLVWGGEQFGVQAAMRVKGQLRMRVMDHLAALGPERLRGRSSGDLAHHVVDGIEGLEAYFARYLPQAALAALLPLAVLAFVFPMDFVSGLILLFTAPFIPLFMFLIGSRAEKLNQRQWRRLALLSARFLDSLQGLTTLRLFNATRREARIIAEITDDYRESTLSVLRIAFLSALVLEFFSTVSLAVVAVIIGFKLLSGSMAFQAGFFILLLAPEFYLPLRTLGVHYHSRLSAMAASEGLTALLAERPQVSERPTRRCPEWSVMELDIQDLDFSHAPDQPVLRGFSLHVPFGSRVALIGPSGVGKTSLLRLLLGTARPEGGRILVNGTDLTEVDLEHWLRHVAWMPQNSYIAPTTMWENVLLGGSSGSDGQPEVAEAMDWDALEKVAALTGLNRDLVAMDQGWQTRVGEGGAGLSGGQRQRLALTRVLARTLGKPVPLLLLDEPTAHLDDHGAEMVLAALGKASGVVSGELSGKRTVVIVSHDPRVREFADVVVELTRPKDACPSETRRDGG; translated from the coding sequence GTGATCGCATCCAGAACACACACCAAGACCAGCCATCCGGCCCCCAAGGACTGGTTGCTAGGGAATGCGCGGTTGGTGCGCGGGCTGCTGATGGCCGGGATCGGGTTTGGGGCGGCGGCTGGGGTTTTGCTGATTGTTCAGGCCGGATTGCTGGCCTGGGTGGTGCATCAGGTCCTGTTTGAGGCGGCCGCGTTGGAGGACGTTTTCGGGGCGCTGGTGGCCCTGCCGCTGCTGATGCTGGTCCGGGCCGGGCTGGTCTGGGGCGGGGAGCAGTTCGGGGTTCAGGCCGCGATGCGGGTCAAGGGGCAGCTCCGGATGCGGGTCATGGACCACTTGGCGGCTTTGGGTCCGGAACGGCTGCGTGGCCGTTCCAGCGGCGATCTGGCCCATCATGTGGTGGACGGGATCGAAGGGCTGGAGGCCTATTTCGCCCGGTATCTGCCTCAGGCCGCCTTGGCCGCGTTGCTGCCTCTGGCTGTCCTGGCGTTCGTCTTCCCAATGGATTTTGTCAGCGGGTTGATCCTGCTGTTCACCGCGCCGTTCATTCCCCTGTTCATGTTCCTGATCGGCTCCCGGGCCGAGAAGCTGAACCAGCGCCAATGGCGGCGGCTGGCGCTGCTCAGCGCCCGGTTTCTGGACAGTCTGCAAGGCCTGACCACGCTTCGGCTGTTCAACGCCACTCGCCGGGAAGCCCGAATCATCGCCGAGATCACCGACGACTACCGGGAATCCACCCTGTCCGTGCTGCGGATCGCCTTTCTCTCCGCTCTGGTTCTGGAATTCTTCTCCACGGTCAGCCTGGCCGTGGTGGCCGTGATCATCGGTTTTAAGCTGCTCTCCGGGAGCATGGCCTTCCAGGCCGGGTTCTTCATCCTCTTGCTGGCCCCGGAATTCTATCTTCCCCTGCGTACCCTGGGCGTTCATTATCACTCCCGGCTTTCGGCCATGGCCGCGTCCGAGGGGCTGACGGCTCTGCTGGCCGAGCGACCTCAGGTATCTGAACGCCCGACAAGGCGCTGCCCGGAATGGTCCGTCATGGAACTGGACATTCAGGATCTGGACTTCAGCCATGCACCGGACCAACCAGTGCTGCGCGGGTTTTCCCTGCACGTTCCATTCGGAAGCCGCGTGGCCCTGATCGGTCCCAGTGGCGTGGGCAAGACGTCTTTGTTGCGGCTGCTTCTGGGCACGGCCCGCCCGGAAGGCGGACGCATTCTGGTCAACGGGACGGACCTGACGGAAGTGGACTTGGAACACTGGCTGCGGCACGTGGCCTGGATGCCCCAGAATTCGTATATCGCGCCGACCACGATGTGGGAGAACGTGCTGCTGGGCGGTTCTTCCGGATCGGATGGGCAGCCTGAGGTGGCGGAGGCAATGGACTGGGACGCCCTGGAAAAGGTCGCCGCGCTGACCGGCTTGAACCGTGATCTGGTCGCCATGGACCAAGGCTGGCAAACCCGTGTGGGCGAAGGCGGGGCCGGGTTGTCCGGCGGGCAGCGCCAGCGGTTGGCCCTGACTCGGGTCTTGGCCAGAACTCTGGGCAAACCCGTCCCGTTGCTGCTTCTGGATGAGCCCACGGCGCACCTGGACGACCATGGTGCCGAGATGGTGCTGGCCGCGTTGGGCAAAGCGTCCGGTGTTGTTTCGGGCGAACTTTCAGGCAAACGGACAGTGGTCATAGTCTCGCATGATCCGCGGGTTCGGGAGTTCGCGGACGTGGTGGTGGAGCTCACGCGGCCGAAGGATGCGTGTCCTTCAGAAACACGCCGGGACGGTGGGTGA
- the cydC gene encoding thiol reductant ABC exporter subunit CydC: MSFRNTPGRWVMRVFRLLLTMARAKWPWLLLGLACSVVTVLANMALLALAAWFLASMALAGVSGVLFNYFLPAGAIRTLAIVRSVGRYFERLVSHDATLRLLADLRVRFFERLVPLVPAGLGKENGRGGMHSADLFSRLRADIDLLDNFYLRLLLPAGTAICVAGVSFGFFLFFDPALALGVAGLWLLAGAVLPAFCLYRDAKDGAEQVQAAARLRCLVVDGLRGMEELLVYGAGPRYRELVQRENDRLIRLQTRTARLESMAQGMVGLASGLAMWLVLLLGIPLVGAGDWSPATLPMLAVLALVCFEAVMPLPGAWRMWGQIRMAASRILEITEARPPVIEPMEPQALPSGGDLVVRDLWFTYPGGTSDRDEPMLRGVNLDLPQGRRVGIVGPAGSGKTTLQQILLRFWEYDHGEIRLAGRELRNVSGDEVRARMAVVSQHVFLFNATIAENLRLGRPQAAESELWDALRGARLEEFVASLPDRLDTQVGQFGARLSGGQARRLSVARALLKDAPILILDEPTEGLDAATEAELWTELRPLMQGRSVLLITHRPAGLEYMERVYRLEQGRLVSVRLNA, encoded by the coding sequence GTGTCCTTCAGAAACACGCCGGGACGGTGGGTGATGCGCGTCTTTCGGCTCCTGTTGACTATGGCCCGGGCCAAATGGCCCTGGCTGCTTCTGGGACTGGCCTGTTCCGTGGTCACGGTGCTGGCCAACATGGCCCTGCTGGCCCTGGCGGCCTGGTTTCTGGCCTCCATGGCCCTGGCCGGGGTCAGCGGAGTATTGTTCAACTATTTCCTGCCTGCAGGAGCCATTCGGACTCTGGCGATAGTCCGCAGCGTGGGGCGATATTTCGAGCGGCTGGTCAGCCACGACGCCACCTTGCGCCTCCTGGCTGACCTGCGGGTCCGGTTTTTCGAGCGCCTGGTTCCCCTCGTGCCCGCCGGCCTGGGCAAGGAAAACGGACGAGGAGGGATGCACAGCGCGGATTTGTTCAGCCGGTTGCGGGCGGACATCGACCTGCTGGACAATTTCTATCTGCGCCTGCTCCTGCCCGCCGGGACCGCGATATGCGTGGCCGGGGTGTCCTTCGGTTTTTTTCTGTTCTTCGATCCGGCCCTGGCTCTGGGCGTGGCCGGGCTCTGGCTGCTGGCCGGGGCCGTGCTGCCGGCATTTTGCCTGTATCGGGATGCAAAGGACGGCGCGGAGCAGGTGCAGGCGGCCGCCAGACTGCGCTGTCTGGTGGTGGACGGTTTGCGGGGCATGGAAGAGTTGCTGGTCTACGGTGCCGGACCCAGATACCGGGAACTGGTCCAGCGGGAAAACGACCGGCTGATCCGGCTGCAAACCCGGACGGCCCGGCTGGAGAGCATGGCCCAGGGCATGGTGGGGCTGGCCTCGGGCCTGGCCATGTGGCTGGTCCTGCTGCTGGGCATCCCCCTGGTTGGCGCGGGCGACTGGTCTCCGGCCACGCTGCCCATGCTGGCGGTTCTGGCCCTGGTCTGCTTCGAGGCCGTTATGCCTTTGCCCGGAGCGTGGCGGATGTGGGGACAGATTCGGATGGCCGCAAGCCGGATATTGGAAATCACCGAAGCCCGGCCTCCGGTGATCGAGCCCATGGAGCCGCAAGCATTGCCGTCGGGAGGAGATCTGGTGGTCCGCGATCTGTGGTTCACCTATCCAGGAGGAACTTCAGACCGCGATGAGCCGATGCTGCGCGGCGTGAACCTGGATCTGCCCCAGGGCAGGCGGGTCGGCATCGTTGGACCGGCCGGATCGGGCAAGACCACCCTGCAACAGATTCTGCTGCGGTTCTGGGAGTACGACCACGGCGAGATCCGACTTGCCGGGCGGGAACTGCGGAACGTGTCCGGCGATGAGGTCCGGGCCCGGATGGCCGTGGTTTCGCAGCACGTGTTCCTGTTCAACGCCACCATTGCCGAGAACCTGCGCCTGGGGCGTCCCCAGGCCGCGGAGTCCGAACTTTGGGACGCACTGCGCGGAGCCCGGCTGGAGGAATTCGTTGCGTCGTTACCGGACCGTCTGGATACCCAGGTCGGTCAGTTCGGGGCCAGACTGTCCGGCGGTCAGGCCCGACGGCTGAGCGTGGCCCGGGCCCTGCTCAAGGACGCCCCGATCCTGATCCTGGACGAGCCCACCGAAGGGCTGGACGCCGCAACCGAGGCCGAGTTGTGGACGGAGCTGCGCCCCCTGATGCAAGGCCGCTCCGTGCTGCTGATCACCCATCGCCCGGCTGGGCTGGAATACATGGAGCGGGTGTATCGGCTGGAACAGGGGCGGTTGGTTTCCGTCCGTCTGAATGCGTGA
- a CDS encoding exodeoxyribonuclease III produces MKLYSWNVNGFRAVLNKGFWDWFHQADADVVGLQEIKATPDQLADQDRQASGYLDYWNPSQTKKGYSGVSCFTKVKPLDVGLELPHERFHGEGRVIRLEFPDFHFFNIYFPNGQMSPERLDYKLGFYDAFLEHAQDLRRSKPIVVCGDFNTAHKEIDLKNPKANSDTSGFLPIERAWIDSFIAAGYVDTFRIFTALPDQYTWWTYRYGARSRNAGWRIDYFFVSEELKPAVRRAWIEPDVQGSDHCPVGLELEL; encoded by the coding sequence ATGAAGCTGTACTCATGGAACGTCAACGGCTTCCGAGCCGTGCTGAACAAGGGCTTTTGGGACTGGTTCCATCAGGCCGACGCCGACGTTGTCGGCCTGCAGGAAATCAAGGCCACGCCGGACCAACTCGCCGACCAGGATCGGCAAGCCTCCGGCTACTTGGACTACTGGAACCCCAGTCAAACCAAGAAAGGCTATTCCGGGGTATCCTGCTTCACCAAGGTGAAGCCCTTGGACGTGGGCCTGGAACTGCCCCACGAGCGCTTCCACGGTGAAGGCCGGGTGATCCGCCTGGAGTTCCCGGACTTCCACTTCTTCAACATCTATTTTCCCAACGGCCAGATGAGCCCGGAGCGGCTGGACTACAAACTGGGCTTTTACGATGCATTCCTGGAACACGCCCAGGATTTACGCCGCTCCAAGCCCATCGTGGTCTGCGGGGACTTCAACACCGCGCATAAGGAAATCGACCTGAAAAACCCCAAGGCCAACTCCGACACCTCCGGCTTTCTGCCCATCGAACGCGCCTGGATCGATTCCTTCATCGCCGCCGGATACGTGGACACCTTCCGGATATTCACCGCCCTGCCGGATCAGTACACATGGTGGACCTACCGCTACGGCGCCCGAAGCCGCAACGCCGGGTGGCGCATCGACTACTTCTTCGTCTCCGAGGAACTCAAGCCCGCCGTCCGCCGCGCTTGGATCGAACCGGACGTCCAGGGATCGGACCATTGTCCGGTGGGGCTGGAGTTGGAGTTGTAG
- a CDS encoding metallophosphoesterase codes for MTKLPFWIGFGDIHEQTGNVRLIPELGEAAAVLVSGDLTNRGKKPAAERILEQIRKINPRIYAQIGNMDYPEVEDFLNAQGVNIHARGQDLGHGVGLMGVGYSNPTPFGTPGEVSDDQLAVWLAQAHEPVKDLPHLLLVAHNPPFDTAADKVGGKTSVGSRAVRAFIEKVQPEVCLTGHIHEARAEDRIGKTQVINPGPLAGGGYALIRLTATGLRGELRMIGQRSS; via the coding sequence ATGACCAAACTTCCTTTTTGGATCGGATTCGGGGACATCCATGAACAAACCGGCAATGTCCGCCTGATCCCTGAATTGGGCGAGGCCGCCGCGGTCCTGGTCAGCGGCGACCTGACCAACCGGGGCAAGAAGCCCGCGGCGGAGCGCATCCTGGAGCAGATTCGAAAAATCAACCCCCGAATCTACGCTCAGATCGGCAACATGGACTATCCGGAAGTTGAGGATTTTCTCAACGCACAGGGCGTGAACATCCATGCCCGCGGACAGGACCTGGGTCACGGAGTCGGACTGATGGGTGTGGGCTACTCCAACCCCACGCCTTTCGGCACGCCGGGAGAGGTTTCCGACGACCAATTGGCTGTTTGGCTGGCTCAGGCCCATGAACCGGTCAAGGATCTGCCGCACCTGTTGCTGGTGGCCCACAACCCGCCCTTCGACACCGCAGCGGACAAGGTCGGCGGCAAGACCTCCGTGGGCAGCCGGGCCGTCCGGGCCTTCATCGAGAAGGTCCAGCCGGAGGTCTGCCTGACCGGGCACATTCACGAAGCCCGGGCCGAGGACCGCATCGGCAAGACCCAGGTAATTAACCCAGGCCCCTTGGCCGGAGGCGGCTACGCCCTGATCCGGCTGACCGCGACCGGACTGCGCGGCGAGTTGCGGATGATCGGCCAAAGGTCCTCATAG
- a CDS encoding Trm112 family protein, giving the protein MALNKELLDILACPKCKADVTLTPAEDGLTCTPCRVVYPIKEEIPIMLIEEAVPLADWEKGVREQSKGTNIR; this is encoded by the coding sequence ATGGCCCTGAACAAGGAATTGCTGGACATCCTGGCCTGCCCCAAGTGCAAGGCCGACGTGACCCTGACCCCGGCCGAGGACGGCCTGACCTGCACGCCCTGCCGGGTCGTCTATCCCATCAAAGAGGAAATCCCGATCATGCTCATCGAAGAGGCCGTCCCGCTGGCGGACTGGGAAAAGGGCGTCCGCGAACAGAGCAAGGGGACGAATATTAGGTAA